A genomic window from Salvia miltiorrhiza cultivar Shanhuang (shh) chromosome 5, IMPLAD_Smil_shh, whole genome shotgun sequence includes:
- the LOC130986264 gene encoding alpha-1,3-arabinosyltransferase XAT3-like: MEKEAKKLVSRLTPWIFLLVVPLLYVDIMWSSKIKLEQRLHYSPPATISNKTVEVNSNSLDFLLSRLVQEEDQKNFRSTGFSCDAQGHSKHCVTNRAVRIDTATMTVSIPSGDTVQETWLRPYARQEDEILLQKVTPVKIVQGNMTPPVCDHSHGVPAVVFSSSGFTGNVFHEINEIIIPLFITARQFNSRVLLVMEDYRPSFVEKYGKLLAHLTSYEILNPAANRSVHCFPAAVVGLKFHGHLSLNSSDIPRGLSTADFRQFLRQSLNLRYSHVSQIKRPTVMLLSRTTTRRIINEDEVVAMMEDLGFRVVVVRRAKMVSNINIFSGMINSCSVFVGVHGAGLTNELFLAEGAVMVQVDLIGLEWAAATYYGDPARAMGVHYLRYKIEAEESSLLKIFGSSSHKAFTDPRAAFPVQAGKEVYLNGQNVNISVDRFRHTMAMAMSLVQD; this comes from the exons ATGGAGAAGGAGGCAAAGAAGCTGGTTTCGCGTCTAACTCCATGGATCTTCTTGCTCGTTGTTCCTCTGCTCTACGTCGATATTATGTGGAGCAGCAAAATCAAACTCGAGCAAC GCTTGCATTATTCCCCTCCTGCAACCATCTCCAATAAAACTGTTGAAGTAAACTCCAATTCGCTGGATTTTCTTCTCTCGAGATTAGTTCAAG AGGAAGACCAAAAGAATTTCAGATCTACCGGGTTTTCGTGCGATGCGCAAGGACACTCGAAGCACTGTGTTACAAATCGAGCTGTGCGGATCGACACGGCAACTATGACAGTCTCAATTCCGTCGGGGGATACGGTGCAGGAGACGTGGCTTCGTCCTTACGCTAGGCAAGAAGACGAAATTCTTCTGCAAAAGGTGACGCCGGTGAAGATAGTGCAGGGCAACATGACGCCGCCGGTCTGTGATCACAGCCACGGGGTCCCTGCGGTGGTGTTCTCCTCCAGCGGATTCACCGGCAACGTGTTCCACGAGATCAACGAGATCATCATCCCTCTCTTCATCACCGCCAGACAATTCAACTCGCGCGTGCTCCTCGTCATGGAGGACTACAGGCCTTCCTTCGTGGAGAAATACGGCAAACTCCTCGCTCACCTCACGTCGTACGAGATCCTGAACCCCGCCGCCAATCGCAGCGTCCATTGCTTCCCGGCGGCGGTGGTCGGGCTTAAGTTTCACGGCCATCTGTCATTGAACTCCAGCGATATACCGAGAGGGCTCTCGACGGCAGATTTCCGGCAGTTCCTGCGGCAATCACTGAATCTCAGGTACAGCCACGTGTCTCAGATCAAGAGGCCGACGGTGATGCTGCTATCGCGCACCACGACGAGAAGGATCATAAATGAAGATGAAGTTGTGGCAATGATGGAGGATTTAGGGTTCCGGGTGGTGGTGGTGCGCAGAGCAAAAATGGTGTCGAACATCAACATATTCTCGGGGATGATAAACTCGTGCAGCGTGTTCGTGGGGGTGCACGGAGCGGGGCTGACGAACGAGCTGTTCCTGGCGGAGGGGGCGGTGATGGTGCAGGTGGACCTTATCGGGCTGGAGTGGGCTGCAGCCACTTACTACGGCGATCCGGCTCGAGCAATGGGAGTGCATTACTTGAGATACAAGATCGAGGCGGAAGAGAGCTCACTCTTGAAGATATTTGGGTCTTCAAGCCATAAGGCTTTCACGGACCCCAGGGCTGCATTTCCGGTGCAGGCAGGAAAGGAAGTCTACCTTAATGGCCAAAATGTTAACATTAGTGTGGACAGGTTCAGGCACACTATGGCTATGGCAATGAGCCTCGTTcaagattaa